The genomic window AGACCTTAGCCCTATTTTGGAAGATTCTTTTCTTCTACCTTTATTTTTTTGTGAGATTAAGTTGAGCgaattgaaaaaaatctttcttcttcccGATTTAATCAAATTGGTATAAGAGCGTTGGTCCTTTATATCTGTTGACGGTTTTTAGTGCATGGTCCTAACGTATGAGCAATATGAGCAATCAAGATAAGAGCAATTTTTACTTCAACTATATTGAAGGATCAAAATGAGTATGGCTGTTAGCTCTTCCTCAATAGATGGTGAGATAAAAAAGTATCTTACACAACTAGAGATGAAGACTATCAAGTCATCGAGATAATTTTCAATTTGATGGTTCCTTCAGCAAAAACAGTGCCAACAACTCTTGTTGTGAAGCTATCTCCAATATTTAGAGATCACGAACCTCTATCTGGTGAGGAGGAAAAGCAATTTAGAAATTCGAAAATTCTCTTCTTCTATCTTTATCTTGGTGAGATTCGAGCTGAATggattgagaaaaatcttctttcttctggatcaaatcaataatttataaaatctatcaaaattacctctttttttaatatatatttctttataataaaataaatatatagtaATTTGAGTACCATCCCATTGATTAATTAGTTatctatattataaatattaaatgatATTTCATAATGTTCTTTTAaccaaatatattaattttattttaggcaATCTAAGGCATGTATTTCTCTCTTGATGTGAAGTGCATAATATTTCAACTTCTCATCTCTAAGATTCTAGGAAAAGCTTGAATTTTCTGGTATAGAATACAATAATGATGTTGGATGTTGATGGCATTTATCTTAACATGGGCCTTTGTCGGTTTCCCATGATTAAatgtatttaattgatttcaactTGTCAATTCATAGTTAAGATGTCTTTTGTCTTTGAGTAAATTACAAAAATCCTTTGAGAATAGGTCGAAAATATAGATATACTCACTAGTTTTCCAAACCTACAGTTACATTCTTAACATTTTAGTCAACCTTATAGTCTAGCTCATGTCGTTGGACAGTCCATTAGTGTTAACTGCAACCTCATTACCAagctattataaatttttaaaatgatcaaaatagccTCGaacaaaagattaaaaaaaattatctcaacttCCTCCACCTCCTCGGCACCCTCTATCCTTTTCGTCCGTAGCACCATCGCCAACCTTTCCTCTTCCCTATATGCTCGGCCCAACCTGCTCGAGATGAGGAACAAGCACGCCACCAATCGCATTCACCTCTACGAGTTCCTCTATGGGCCCAGCGCCTTCTATGCCGACATGATCCCTTCTTTGCGATGGGCCACATGATCTCCTTGGTCGACATTCCCTAACTTTTCACCACTTGTTGCATCGACTCCACCGCCCTCCTCACCCCAGCCAACGCCACTCTCATCCAGCTCATCGTTGATCATGTCGTCACTGCCAGTCTTCCCCTCCTCACCCTCCTCTACCCCTTCCCTCCCGCTGCCTCCGGCCTCTCCCCTGGCATCAAGAACATTAGCACCCTCCCCCCTTCGAATGCAACAAAATTGATGCCACTTCTCTTCTCACTAGCCTCGACCACTACCACCTCCTCATCCTCCATTGTCTCAATGCTATCATTGCCGACATCCACTTGTCATGGACCATCGCCATCGAATGCAATCTCACTATTCCCCGCCTCTCCTTTCACACCGTCGGCCTCTTCTCCGTCTATGTCATGGGTGCCCTCCTCCACCACCTCGCCATCATTGCCATCGTGTGTGACCTCATCATTCCCCACCATTGACCTCTTCCCCATCTTCATCATGGGTGCCCTCCTCTACCACCTTCCCCTACCTCGCTGTCACCAGCGACGACGATGCCTTTCTTGAAGCAACAGTGATGGCCAGCTTCGAGCCGACGGAGCAGAGGCCGCTGATGCCATAGATGTAATAGTGAGCGCTGAAAGAGGTGATGGTGATGGTGGCATGGCTGGTGGATAGGGTGGAGCCAATCTGGTTCTTGGTGGAGCAGGCGTTGTAGTTAGGTGGGTCATTTTGAAAGGGAGGAAGATGTaccaaaagtgaaaaaaaaaaaaagaaatagaaaaatagattgtTGGGGCTttgggatctcacaatccactcgaaagtctttctctctttttaactTTTTCGCACACCTTCCTCTTTGCTCCTTCAAACCTATATCCTTACAGCCTAAGCTTATTGTagtggagaagaggaggaaggagagtgTACCCGCCCTTCAAAGCTCTCTCTTTCTTGTGGCCTGGTGTGTCTCTACGAGCTTTTCTTTTCAGAAGAACTTTCTGTAGCTCTGAATTAAAGATAAGagatcatctctctctctttcggctttttctctctctccctcctctctttgcTCTTATACGAAGCCATAGTAGTTCAAGGCAAGTACAGGGGTTTGGATGGATACTTTTTtataatgaatgataaattaGACATTTTATATTTCTGAAATAGTTTGAATAATACTGTTATATTTCAAGGGGGGTAAGTGTCGGTTTTGAAACCAAGCAGGTGGAATTGTAATAAACATAAATCTCGGGGGGTTTTGTAATTTACTCTGTCTTTTGTCCTTTTCATTAGACATAATGAGTCCAGATTAGTATTATCTAAAAAGATTTCAACCATTAACGCACGGCAAACATTTGTAAAGAGGTGAGTAAAGAAGTACCTTCTATTATTTTAGCTCAATCAACTTAAATACGGCAGACTAATCACAAACTCAACGAAGACCAATACAAACATCATAGTAATTCTACTACAAACAATAAGAACACCATAAGACATCCAATGCAATACATAatgaagatctaaaattaaattggaAGGAAGCAGCAAACTGATCAATTCATGGCCACCAGTATAGATGGTTTTCCTTATCTATTCAGTAGTCAATGATAAACCTCGATAATCGATCGCAAACCTAATGCTGGTATGATTTTGTAGTCGGTAAAACCTgcatccatgaaaatttttttccattcacATTCATTCCTTTCCTTACCTGTGGTCTGGACCATCATCTCTAGGTCAAAGAGTAGCTGTGTTTCGCCCAACTCAGGAAAGCCAATATCCAAGTCGACTACCATGTCAATAATAATCACCTTCCCCCCTTCTTCTTTGGATGGAATAGCCTCCTTGCAGCGTTTTAGTATCTTTACACAGTCGTCATCACTCCAATCATGTAGCACCCACTACAAACAATGACCATAAGAAGTTATCAAACATATGGGGCTAATTTTtgttttgttctttttttctaAGTTTCAATGTGTATTTCAAATTTGGAAGTTAAGTAAACAAATAAGAAAAACATGTAGGGATTACCTTTTTTGGGAGAACAAATGatgaattttgagaaaaaaaataaaattcagttTGTCGTAATTAATTAAAAGATGGATATTTTGCTACTTTTAATGGGGATAAGATATTTGACTTATTGTAAGAGGGAttatatttatgaatttattagcttcagagaaattgattaaaaaaatgaaaaatcttCTCTTACACATTCTTAACCATAGCTTGGATGCCATTAATTAATGTTAAATGTTGTGTTTTCGAATAGTTGTaacataaattaataatttgattcctTTAATTTTGATAGCTTATGTTGACTGCACAGAAGAAATTGGTTGACTGGATTTCCTTTTGTTTAAACTTATACATAAATTACTaggaaaattttttctttcagcgCTGAATAACTTCGGTTTGTAATTGAGCATCAAGTGGGAAAGTGGTTTGGTGGTGTCAAGGGAAATATTTATGCTATTTCAAAGACACAGCCTAGCTGCCCAACATCCAAGTGGGTGCACAGATCTGATCAACGGATCAGCTTCACGTCTTATATACTAGCGGGGATGGCAATCGacgagccaaaaaaaaaatctgctaTCTTTGGGTAATTAAGCTTTGGTGTCTTATCTGGCATAAATCTAGAGCACTTGCTAGTTGGGGTAATGATACAAGTCATGATTTAGCATGCAATTAGTTCTCTATTGTTTTTTAATCACTATTAGCAGATTGATTATGAGACTTGAAATTTTCTGAAAAAGcttaattagcttaattaaggTCCAAATTTCTTGAACACAAAAACTGATGCtggaaataattttatattagagaTCCAAGGCCCTGATAAGGTTGttgattgaattaaattttgtCGAAAACCATTAAGGGAGCTTTGGTATGGGATGATCATCCCAAGATCAAGGATGATAAAGGCAGAGATGATTAGATCACTATTTTTGGTTATACCATAATGATCCTACATGATTGTAATTGTCGTAATATATTGTTAATCATATTATtcaacgataattttaaattatggtagaaaaatattattgtactttatattttttaatgaaattatatgacatattatttcttcaaatcaaaataattattagtattaaaaataatataattatgagcatcaataaaaatattaattctaaataaaaattgatatatctttggaggattaataatttatagaatcgattaataaatatattttttatgaaatatatcaagaataattttggtattaaatggctagcaatcttggattttttatagAATCACAAACAGGTTACTTATGGATACATGGAAATCTTTAATCACTGAATGTGGCCTACCAAATATTGTGATTTTAAATTAGTTGGAATCAAATCACCCTAagatttggatcattgatgatGTTGTATCATTGTGGTGAATTCCATTTGAGTCTCTAAAGGCCATCTAAGAATAAAATCCAAATGTGATAAATAGAGGGAACATTCATGCTTGCAAGCAGATTATACCAAAATTCAGATCTTTAATAACAATAAGTGGTTTAAAATTGTTTTAGgttgctttttttatttttattttaaacataTGGTGTGGCAGCTGTATAAAAGTTACGGCCCTTCAATCCTCCATCCGAATCTTCACCTAAGCTACTATCCATCAAGTCACAACTAAGTACTAGACCAGGAGTATACCTTGAGCAGCACTGCATCCGCAGGAGGGACATACTGAAACATGTCTCCCGCGACAAGCTGGACCTCCTCGCTCGCTTCCGGGCTTGCTACCACGTGAGGCAGGTCAAGGACGGTGCACTTCACCTGTGGATAGGCCACCGCGATGGCGCGGGCCATCGTGCCTTTTCCCCCACCGACATCCACCAGCGACCTCAGGCCTCGGAAGACCTCGCCGCACTCCTCGACAACCAGTTTGGCCACGAACCGAGAGTCGCTTGCCATCGCCTCGTAGCACAAGCTGTTGAAGGCCGGGCTTCGGCTGATGGCCTCCCAAACATCCCTTCCATGTGCTACCTCAAAGGGAGTGGCGGGTAC from Elaeis guineensis isolate ETL-2024a chromosome 4, EG11, whole genome shotgun sequence includes these protein-coding regions:
- the LOC105044074 gene encoding trans-resveratrol di-O-methyltransferase encodes the protein MESLDGECQSLELLKAQAHAWNHIFSFIKSMSLKCAVELGIADIIHTHDKPISLTELAAKLSIPPTKNNDLRRLMRLLVFSGFFARKRDGNSHDHDEELYIPTTMSALLVKENDANVSSFVLAILDQTLFNPWYHLSSWFKQDKVPATPFEVAHGRDVWEAISRSPAFNSLCYEAMASDSRFVAKLVVEECGEVFRGLRSLVDVGGGKGTMARAIAVAYPQVKCTVLDLPHVVASPEASEEVQLVAGDMFQYVPPADAVLLKWVLHDWSDDDCVKILKRCKEAIPSKEEGGKVIIIDMVVDLDIGFPELGETQLLFDLEMMVQTTGKERNECEWKKIFMDAGFTDYKIIPALGLRSIIEVYH